The genomic segment CCTTTTGAATACTGATTAACAAACTTTCTCTTCCATTATTCCTTGCAATTGAAGTTGTATCTTTTTTCGCCAATTTAACTTCTGCAATGTCTTCTAATGTGATCACTTCGATTTCTGGTCCAGATGAAACAATGCTAACTGGCAATTGCTTTAAAGCATTAATGGACTCGACTTTACCAAAGACACGAAGATTTAATTTTTCATTTTCTTCTTCAACAATGCCTCCTGGGAAGGTTAAATTGTTTCCTTGGATCAGTTGAACAACTTCAGCTTGTGTAAGGTTATACCGCTTTAAACTTTCCTCATCCAGATTGACCACAATTTCTTCATCAAAACCACCAGATACGCTGACATTGGCGACACCATTTATACTTTGAAGCTGTGGCACAACCACCTCGTTGACTACTTCTTGGACAGATTCTATTTCTTGACCATTTGATACCGCAACCTGAATAATGGGCATCATGGTTGGGTCGAATTTTACAATCATTGGCCGCTCTACACCATCTGGGAGTTGGAGCAAACCTAACCTGGAATTTAAATCTTCCCTTACCTCTGACATGTCCATGCCCCAGTCATATTGGGCAATAACAAGGGAAGAATTGGAACTGCTCCGAGATTGCATCCGTTGGAGACCTGGACTGGTTCCCACGATATCTTCAATGGGTTTTGTGACCATTTCTGCCACTTCTTCAGGTCCAGCACCAGAGTAAGTAGTCATCACAGCAACGACAGGTGGATTCATATTTGGCATTAGGTCCAGCTTTAATCCGGTCAATGAGACAAACCCTAATAACAGGACTAAACACATCATCATGATGGTTGTTACAGGATTTTTAACTGCAAACTTGGGCAATTTCATGATTGTTCTCCCTCCGCCTTAGCTTTAACAATAATAGTTGCTAATTTTTCATACACCTTAACTAAACTCTCCAGTTCAGAACGTTCTAACTGAGACAAATATTTTTCCATGATTTCGTTTCGCTTGCGAAGAGACTTCTCGAGAACCCTTTGTCCCTTTTCGGTCATTTTGATATAAACGACACGCCGATCTCTTCCATCCCTTTCTCTTGTCACAATTTCATTTTTTATCATGCGGTCAACCATTGCCGTAATCGCACTGGGTCTTACTCGAAATTCTCTAGCTAGCTCTGATGAGGTCATGCGTCCTTTGTTTTGGAGGATTGTCAATAAAAAATATTGATCGCCTGTCAAGCCTTCCTCTAGATGTTCGGATAATTCAGGCCCAAGCATGCGCATAATGGTATAGAACGACCGTTCCAAACGGCCAATGTACATTGCTAACTCTTCTCTATGCATACATTCCCTCCTCTAAACTTAAACAGGTTAATATTTAAATGCGTGAAATAAATTCACAACTGACTACAGTGTAATGCCCTTAATTCTTTTTGTCAAGTTCATCATCGCGCTTGTGTTGTTCGTCTGTGATATGTCATATTGTAACGCGTCTGTGAAAATGTCACTATGGGACAGGAGAAGATTACAATGAGCAAAAAAGAACTGATGCGTTACAAGGTAGTTAGTCGGTGGATTGATGGTCTAATAACAGGGAGTGAAGCTGCTGAACTGTTGAATTTAAGCTATCGCCAGGTTTGCCGCCTGAAAAAACG from the Caldalkalibacillus uzonensis genome contains:
- a CDS encoding MarR family winged helix-turn-helix transcriptional regulator; this translates as MHREELAMYIGRLERSFYTIMRMLGPELSEHLEEGLTGDQYFLLTILQNKGRMTSSELAREFRVRPSAITAMVDRMIKNEIVTRERDGRDRRVVYIKMTEKGQRVLEKSLRKRNEIMEKYLSQLERSELESLVKVYEKLATIIVKAKAEGEQS